In the Augochlora pura isolate Apur16 chromosome 7, APUR_v2.2.1, whole genome shotgun sequence genome, AactaaaaagagaaaaactaTGTTGTATTcagatttatgaaaaaaaattctacctctttctcatatttataaaaggtAGACATCTTGCGTAACGTGAACGGACACGTGCCATACGCACGCAAagtgtaatatattgtatttgttttttcATACTGTGAAACAACTAGGGTGTACCGTGTGTCACTTTGGGTGTccagttttattttgcaaagatAGTGTGGACTATTTATTTTGACACCTTTAACATACGGTGGCGGATCATCTATGAAATAGATTGATTAGAATTAGTAGTGTTCGTGTCATTTAGATAACAttcttaatataaaacttttataaagtgatttaacttattttccaacatatttaaaatcgttacACTTACGTGGATAATACACTCTTTTCCCCTCATTTTTATAGACTAATACTGTTATGTATTCTTGATTTTCCCGGAAGTCTGCGATGTCAGTGATATGTCTTGTAAGAAGAATCCATATAGCGCCTGTAACATTGCTTTGCGCCTCTAGCAAAAACTGCGGGTTATCGCCTATATTATACGCATCTTTTGCTGGACCAACACCTGCATTCCACATCCTATTAAACAAGTGATTTCAATCAAGTTCTGCACACGCAGATCAATCTTCAATTAGAATACATAGTAATCACAACTTACTGGTGCATACAGTAAGTGTAATGGAATAGACCTGGATTCCAGTTCATATGAAACACATCGAAAAAGCGGCAGATACTATCGTAATCGATCCAAAATATACCATTATCAAATTGTGACGCAGAATCTGGATCATAATTcaatgtttcttttaaatcattGGTCCAATGTACGGTATCGAGTTCAGAATAATTCCCCTTCCATCGTAAATGTGACCAGGGGTTTTTAAGTAGCAGCAATCTTTCATCCTacgagataaatataattttgaataaaatattaattttgttatagcTTCTTTGTTAAAAACTAATgactaacatttatttttctgacatCAAGAACTGCGTAGGCATGAGATGGTACAAGGCCAGTCCTGTCAGCATCTAAATCAGACAACTTCCCAGTGGCTACAGTCACTAGTACATCTCCTTTATGTAATCGTGTTAATAAAACGTTAAATAAGTTATCCTTATTAAAGTCTGGTTCCTCTGGTCTTATGGCCCATCTTTCTGGTATCCAACTAGTCAGAGCATGTAAATCTATATTCTACAGAAACGAATATTTAGTTGGTACTGATCATAtcttaataaatgaatagcGACATGTTAGATGAAAAAGTAACTTACACTATTGGAGCCAGGAAAATCATAACCACCCATTACTTTCATATAAGCCTTCTCGAGTAACGAGATCCACAGCTCGCCATGATTGCTAGAGTAGGAACAAAGTAATTGGTTGTATCGGCTTACAGGCAATAAGTCATCTATTATAACTTTGCGTGGAACACCGTTAATGTGAAGTTTCACCATGTACTTTCCTAGCATAAAATACTCGCgatttaattcttattaaaataaatttctggtGAGATAACAAATGGCTAGAAATCCATGATTTCAAAAAATCTAAACTACTGCTTACCGAAAGGATTATAAATTGGTtctttgtttctattttgtgGATAAATAATAGATGTAATTAATCTACGACCAAATCTTCTTTCGTATTGAGCACTAACGGCAAGAGACGCGACAAAAGAACAATCAGAAACAACCTGAAATTGTAGATGAAATTGTAGTTCAAATGATAATGATTATTGGCAAATGAATGACCAAAAATTCTTACGAACAGTTTGTTTTATGCTGTAATAATCAACATGATGAGTCATAAGCATAGTTGGCTCGGGAAACAATTCTTCTGGACGTGCCCATCTTGCAAAGTCTGGTTTCTGCTTTGGCGCTAGTTCTAATAAACCGTCCTTATCAGTGAATGGAAGGGGAAAATGAAAGTTCTCTGTAAGATCAATGCtcataaaaggaagaaacttatggtcATTGATGTGAGAACTATGATGCAACACCCATTTCTCCTCATCGGAGTAACTGCTACTACCGCCGCTTACTTTCAAATAAACACTGCTACCATGATGCAAAGATGGCTGAGGTTGCTTtcctaaataatataaaacattttctataatagaaaattattaaacaaaaactacTTCAATGTTCAAGATCAAGGTAACATCATTACCAGTGTTAATGGAATTTGTAGAAGTTGCAACATCTGGTGATGCTTTTACGTTTTCATCTAAATCTATATCTAGATTTGTTTCTGGTACTGGAGGCAATTTTGACAATGTTTCAAGAATGTCATTGCTGTCGACTAATTTTACACCTTTCAAAGATTCTGCTCTGTCCAAGGCCAGTCGAATAAGAGCTGTTAATTTTCCTTTCACTTCAGGATCCGTAGTTTTCTGTAATCATAGTTAAAGCCAATTCTTAATATTCCACAGAGGATTAATCtgtgtatataattgtttcaaatatttaattagtacGCACGAATTTTAGTCCAAGCTCAGCAGCATCTGTATACAGCTTTATAGCTACATCTTTCGAGCCTGATTCATCCGCATCTTGAGCTTGATTTACAAGGAACATACATCTTTGTATTTCTGATTGATGCACAGGTTGTGCACTATGGTGTTTTCTGTCTTCTTCATTGACTGtaatattgaattacattattagtctatgtatttacataatatatagaCGGACTGAAAGTAGCAAACTTACTCAAAGATTGTATAGCTATTACTCTATCTTGATACTCTGTAACTTTTTGAGCGTATACAGGATCGTTTAATTCGGCAAGAGATTTAATAGCAATGTTATAATAGTACATTGCTTGCTTATGTTGACTGTTACTGTCAAACTGCACAGCTTTTCGGGCCGCATTTTGTGCAGCTTCTAAAGTCATCTTGTAAACTCGTGctattatattagtaattttaaatatataaatgccTCGCCTCCCCTGGATTACATATGCAGCCAATGTATCGCATGCTCATCTAATTTCACTGAAATGATGTTTAAAACTTCAATGACACATTCAATTCAAATTGCATTAAGTGCGATTCTATTTactctttataaatatttacgatataTTGGCAATAGTAATGTTATAACATATTGTTATGTTTGTAGCGTACTTATGATTTCTTAATagtttgcaataaattataattatttttatcttgccATAATAAACTGTATAGGTTAGGTATTGCTCGGTTACATTTCATGTATGTTAAGAATGCTCGTTCAATtaactgtatatttttcaCTCGATTCAATGAATGATATCACTGCAATCAATCATCATTAAACttgaaattagaatattttttttattaatgagaattattatttatttattattgaacgAATGATTTCACTGCAATGAATCACCACTGAACTTGAAATTGGAATGCTTTCCAAAATTCCCGCCCTTGCGACAATCGAGCCGAGGATCCCGGATCATTTCGTTCAGTTAAACTCTGGCCTTCCGTGCAGACGGAGACTGGTAGGGAAAACTGTCTATGAGGGAAACTTTGATTAGCTCTTCtttagaattttgtttatcTCATGTGAAAATTTacatcgtttaattaaaagtataaacaatttgttttcgACTTAGACAAACAATATCAGCGTAAGATGTCTACATTTCCCGAATGTAACCTTAAAATTCCTTGTTTGACAGTTGCATAAATTAGCAACAAATAGTACCCGTTGATTCTCATTTATCAGTAGTTGATTATTGTACACTAAAAATGAGTGATTCCGAAGACGAGAATTATGTGGCCTTTGGTGTTCCTCTCGATCCTATAGACGAAGGTATGGTTATGTATTTCAAAACGAGGCGGCGCATGTTTAGAAAGATGTTTCTTTTACCGCagcttattttcattttggaatttttgtaGAGAATATACCAAGAAAGAAGCCCGTGACAATCGAGGAACAGTATGCATATGATGCATACGGTAGACGCAGATTTCATGGAGCATTTACGGGCGGTTTCTCTGCTGGATATTTTAACACTGTTGGCACTAGAGATGGATGGAGACCACAACAGTTCAAGTCTTCCAGAGGCAGTAAAGCGGAGAGCGTTGCTCAACGACCTGAAGATTTTATGGACGAAGAGGATACAAGCCAATTTGGAATTGCTCCGAAAGGTATCCGTGCTACAAGTGATTATGCCGATCATGGTCAAAGAGGAGTAAAACGGGAGAGAAGTAATCGTGATAGTAGTGGTCCCATTCCTGGTACTCCTGTATTAAAGGAGCTTTTAAAACCTGCAAAGTAagtaactatttaatttttcgagaaatgCGAAAACATGTAAATGTTAGtttgaatgaatattttatcaaattttcagAGACACAGTTGGTATTATGTTACTGAAACAAATGGGTTGGAGACCAGGACAGGGTATAGGATCCAGACTCACTAAGAAAGAGAAGgctaaaattaagaaaagaaatgacAAAATAAGAGCATTAAAACAACAGTATGGTAAAGCTGGTTCTGGAACTAGTTCAGATGAATCAGAGGATGACTATGGAGATGTTACATTTGCTCCTGATGATTATGAACCATTTAGGTAATTCAAGATTCAGTATAATGCTGCTTTggtagataataatattactagtagtaatgtacatatatttttttacagatGTAATccaaaagataattattttggtaTTGGATACAGTGGATTAGACAGAAGAACCATACTTTCAGGGCacattgatttatttgataCTCCTGCGTTTAGTGtgcaagagaaaaataaaaaattatcaatacaTGGCCAAGCGTTTGGCGTTGGCGCTTTTGAAGCCGACGATGaagatatttatgaaagaGAGGACATGTCCCGCTATGATTTTTCGTTAGGTCCAGAACGCAAAGCTAAGTCTAGGTGGTCAGATAATAGCAATTCaaaaaactgtaataattgcCTAGAAGGTTTTCTGCCggcaaaaaataaattgcagcaGAAAAAGATTTATCCACCTCCGGAGTTGCCTAAAGACTATGTACCGGTGCACGTGGTCAGAAAAAGTCGATTTTATCCACCGATTGAAAACATTCCTCGCACAGTAGAAAATGGGAAGCGTACAGATCTTACAGCTGCTGATAGGGCTAGAATATTGGAAGATACGCATACTGTTAAAAAAGTATCGGATACGCATCCGAACGCAGTGCCGTCGGTTGCTTCCaacattatttctaaaacGTTAAATTTACATGGGAAACAACAAACAGAGGAAAGACAAAAATTAGAGAATCAACAAGCTAAGGCAGCCACCTCGTGGATGGATAAACTCAATGTTCAGAGTTTCGTTAAAGGCGGTATCGTTGGCAAAGAAGCTGAAGGAAGTCTAAAGAAGctagaagaatttaaagacTCATCTAAAAACGATGAAGGTCAAATTACAAACAAGTTAGAGGGAGATAGCTCTATGGAAAAAAGCACAGCAAAAGCGTCTTTCGGAGATTCTGATAAGCAGAAACGctttgaacaatatttagaCCTTTTGAAGGAAGGTGAAAAACATAAGCTGGATAGTATACAACCACTATCAATGACCGAGTGGGATAGAGAACATGAACGAGAAGAATTTGAACAAGCGGTCAGATTGTTTGAGCAGCCAACCAATGACAATGTCTTGAACAAGTTTACGCATGCCGGTGAGTCTACATGTAGTGGTATCGTTCCTGAAAAGTGCGATTTAGAAAACGATATGAAGCAAGctgtgaaaatgaaattgtttggGAAACTGACTAGAGAGCGCATAGAATGGAAACCAATGAGTATAGTCTGCAAGAGGTTCAATATTCCAGAACCGAAAGTCGGATGTGCTCAGCCTGAGCTGAAGAATAAAGCAACgaagttttcaattttcgattcGCTCGATTTCAGCCATCCTTCGAAATTCTTGAAAGCAACCGATACTGTAACAAAGCCGCTAGAGAAAATTGATTCTGGATTGAAAGACAGAAATGTAACAAATGATGCAGTTCCAGAGATAAAGGTGCACGATGATCTGTCTACCAACGAGGTTCAAGAAATAGAACATATATCAGAAAAAGTCAGAAATTTCGAGGCGTCTTATGAAAAAATCTTTGGTAAAGAAGTTCAAGAAACAGCTCCTACAATTTCCGAAGTCAAACAAAACTTGAACATTCAAACAGACTCGAGTACAGCATTGAAAGATTTAGAAATAGCAGCCACAAATCAGGACGATAGTAATACATTAAACCAGGTACCAAAGAATACGTctgaagaaaagaaagatcttttcaaatcaattttcttaagTAGCAGCGAAGAATCGGACTCAGAGCCGGAAGAGAGTATAGACAGTGAGGCTGTAAAGTCAGTGCTAATTGGTAAACCTGCAGCTGAAATGAATACAAAAAGGAATACTTCTCCACCGAGAGGAATTTTTGCTAAATTAGACTTGGATAATCTGCTCTCTAGTTCAAAGAATAGCGAacaagcaaataaaaatgtgagaaCGGAAATAGATGAAAATAGAGCATCTCATTCTGAAATAGTAACTGTGCCGAATGAAAGCAATGAGACTAGTACGAATTTGGAGGAGCCAATAATGTTACCAGACATGTATGGACCAGCTCTTCCCTCGAGACTCGTCAAAGTCGAAGATTCTACATCCGAAGCAACCAGTTTTCAAACCTCGAAACCTGTGTTCAGAAGTGTTGTAACCAAACCTAAGACGGATACAAAGATTTCTGGAGTGTGGGTGGAGAAAAGGAAAGCGAAAAAAgtgaagaaggagaagaagaagcacAAGCATAAAGAACATAAAAGTTCTAAGCATAAACGAAAATCGAAGAAGGAAAGACGTAGCAGTTCGTAGACCAGAAGATGAAGCtgcaatatagaaataaaacgagCAAAGATATTGTAATAACAACGGGCGCATTGTTTCTTTATTGTATGATTTTTCCTTGTTTGCAGCACTGcgtttacatttaattaacagtTTGAAAATGCTCCTGCAATTACAAGTACAAGTTTGTAATTACAATCAGTAAAGGCACATCCGatatgtacaaaaatatatataaatatatatatgtgcgTTTGTatgtatctatatatatttttgtatagctCTAATACGCGAAATTGAGcaatctttattttctctttaatcATAGCGTTATTTGTTGTCAGACATTTGTACAGAAACGTTGTACAATTACTTGCTCGATGTCATAGAGTTCCTTGAAGGTGGTCTGCTGTGATTTGTGGAGTTCAGCTTCTTCTCGACgctaaaatatatacattagataaaattgttttcattttcccATTATCATGAAGTGTTCTGCATTCATacgtatttattaatgaaCATAGTAATCGAGTAAAAGTTACTATTCCTATAACTTTACGTCAAGAATCAAGgaatatgtttctttttcaGATATTCCATCAtgatttgtacaatttatccAGTTGTTATAAacgattgttataaatataaacttttttatttatatcacaatggtttttttttctccactTGCTAGGTGGAAATTGGTACGCACCTGCTACTTCTAGAACCTCTTTTGAACATGTCTGTCAATTTTTTCttcagatttttcttctcagtCTTCTCGTTGATACTTGTCTCGGAACCAGATGTCTAtagaacagaaaattaatttaatacattgttCAGCcgataatgtaattattttcttcgtttaccTGAAGATCTATGGAAACATTTGGATCGTCCACGCTGGCCGATTTGGTCAACTTACTCGTGAGTTTCTTCATTAAACCTTTACTATGCTTCTTATCTCGTTCTAACATTTCGCTTTTTGTAGAGCCAGTTGAGAGGCGACTGAttacgaacaaataaaaaaaagattaattgtttaagtatattaaaaactatCTTCGTcgcgaatatattaatattacctaTCCACACTAGAATCTCTCTGCAAGCTCATAGTTCCGCCGTCAATATCTGAACTTTCTAGCGACTGCATACTGGATAAGTTGCTATCGGTACCCCATATGCGTTGCGactgaaacaataaataaatgatttaggAATTCATACTTTCGATAATTAAAGCAACATATGTACGAACTTCTTCGTTCCGAGCTGTTTGTTCTAAAGATAAACTTTTTCTCTGCAATCGTGGTTTGGAACGGTTCGTTGTCATGCCTTTTCCTGGATCACTCTCCACGGACGTTGATCTGTGAGGTAAACCATtcatttatatagtataagtaCACCATGCTCAGAACTCAGAACGTAACAGTCATTTATAGTGACACGTACCTTTTTCCAAGTTTCTTCATCCGCATCACGTTCGTCTCATCcgcaattttctttgaatCCTTCAACTCTCTGGCCACgtccattaattttttaatagtatattcCAATTTATCTGTCCTTTCACCCAATTGAGAATTTGAcccttataaaaataatatatattcatacaaTAGAGATTGATCGTTCTTTTAAGTTTATTCCGTAAAGAATTAGTGTTTGTACCTCTTAGATCGCTCTTTGAGTCCAACAGTGGCGACGATTCTCTTGATTTTGGTCCCTACATGACATCAACCATTTATTAcacacattttattattatattgattcacctatatgtataattgACGCACCTTTAATCGCCTAGGCGGAGTAGGTGTGTAAGTACTCGAAGTTCCGTTTTCAGCTATGCCGTTTAATTCGGGGAACAGTTTTGTTAAATCGTTGACTTGTTGTAATAACACATTGATATTCCGTAATTCAGTTTGCTCCTGTCTagattttttcataattgcaTCTCGGAGCTCTTCCCGCTCCTTCTCATGTCGTTCCTTCTCACGTCTCATCTTTTCATTACTGGTCCTCAATTTCGCGTGAGCGTCCCTCAGTTCAAGTAAATCACATTGTAACTGTAAAACGTATttctttttagtatttttggctgctcaaaaatgaaaaattatacaaatctaTTAAcctctaataatttcttcctGCTTTCTTCCTTCTCTTCGTCGTATACTTTCTTCAACTGATCTTGTCGTCTCTTATTCTCCAAACGTTCTTTGGAACGTTCCCTCTCAATCTAttgtaatagttttaattcaattaacgaCTTAGTAATTCTATGAAACGATATTGTGATTATACATACCTCGAACAGAGTTTGCCGTAAATCTCTTGCTAACGTAGCTGTTTCCTGCAAAAGTCTTTGATGctcttccctctctttttGCCAAGCTAATTCCATACGAACTTTTAAACCTGGAATCTTCGTTCTGCCACTCGTGAGTACTCGTTCTTCTTCCAACTACAAgtggaaatataataaaatgatttaatcgagagagagagagagagagagagagagagtgataaAATCAATCGTCTACGGTACCTCGTTAATTCGTGACTGAAGTTCTGATACTTTGACGTGACTAGCTGATTTTTCAGATACCAATTCAGCTTTCAGCCTAGAAGTTTCTAATCTTGCTTCAGAAAGTTCATCCTCCAGGCTGTTGATCTGTCTTTCTAAAATCAATTTGTTGGTACCGGATATTTCTTCCTCCTACATTCataatatacatttctattaaatttatttaaatgtctgATTGCACGTAGTTAGCAtacatgtttattaatatgtaattaattttgcggGGTTATTGAAATCGATAACGAGGAAAACCAACCTCGTCAGACTTTCCGGAGGATACGTTCGAGTGTCTACTTCTTGTAGATTTCAGATCTGCGATAGTTTTCTGAGCGCCTTCAAGCATATGTTTATAAGTATCGCGTTCGCGTTTGTACCGAGACAATTGGTTTTGGATAGTGTGAATTTCATCGTTGATGGCGGTGATCCTATGCTCGTATCGCATTTTGCACTGGGCAAGGTCCGCTTTCTTCGCTTTCTCCATGTTCTCCAAGGCGATTTTCAACTTTCGTATTTCGGATTCAAGTGCCACGGTGTCTGGTGTTATAGCTTGATGGATCTTCGAAACAGCTTCATAATCTTTTAGTTTGTCCGAAAGATCATCATTCTGCGGAATACAAATTAACAAATCAATGATCGATAACTACatgtaaatttcaattttaatcgtaCGTCTTAGCTTACCGCCTTTCTTATATCTTCTAATCGCGTAACTAACGTATTGTTCTCTTTCTTCAAATTACTAATATCGTTGTTCAAGTCTGTTATTAAAGCTTTGTTCGGCAATTCGCTTTCCTTCAGCCGTTTCTAAGAGATAAAAGTAAACGAAAAAGATTTTACAAatcttaaaatgtttaatattttcattcgtaaAAAGCACCATTGAATTTACCTCAAAGTTAACTTTCTCAGACTTCCATTCGCTTTCTTTCAGTTTGATAGATTGCCGTAAGGTCTCCAATTCCTTGCGAATGCCGCTCAATTCTATGTTTTGTTCTCTTAGTTTCCTACAAGCGAAcgattatatgtacatacagttgcaacagatttaaaaaatattgtgacAAGTTCCTACACAACTTACTTATTAAGGGCCTCGTTATCTTCTTCAGACTGCTTCTTAAAATTCACAAGCGCGTTATGCTTTTCACTGAGGTTGTTGTACTCCTGCTGACCCTTCTTCAGCTCGTTCTCCAGATCTGTAATATAAGACACTGTTGTCTCATCCAGAGTGTTCAGTTGAAATGATTTCAAGGATTACATATAATGACGTAAAGTCGATTTTTGTAGGTGGATGCGTAGAATTTTCGTGGGACGTTCACCATTATCACAGTAAAGAGACTTACTCAAAATCTTCTCATTATACGTTTGTCTCATCTCATTCATTTTCTTTGTGTTCATTCCAGTCTTCTCTAACGAACTGATCTTCTTCTTCAGCTCGGACACTTCGGACTCCTTTGACTTTTTCTCTTGGTCGAATTCACGTTGCAcgttctccctttctttctttaattgaGATATTTCGGCCGTCAGAACATTTATCTTCGTAGCGTTGGAGGACTTTGCGGTCTCGAGTTCTTTCTTCAGCCGTTTCACTTCGGTATCCAGCTTGGTCTTCGTTTGTTCAACCTTCGTTACAAGAAAGCCCAATATGAGTACTAAACTTGATTTATCTTATTGTGGAACTATTAACACAGAATTTTGACCACCACACCGCATTCGTAGTGGTACTTATTTAATGAGACACTCACAGAAGATATCGATTGCGTCATTTTCGACTCTCTTTCCGTGTACGCCGATAAATCATCCTGTAATTTTTTACATCTGTCACGTTCCTGCGTCAATTCCTTCTTAAGTTCAGTTatcgatttttctaatttcactCCATCCTTCTCCGAAGACTTAGCTGCTTCTGCAAAAAACCAGCGGAGCTTTAGAAAATCTTTACAAAGTCCGCTTATTTGTTATACAAGAATACCTAAGTCCTTCTTCAATTGAACAACTTCATTGTACACTTTCAATTTCTCTGCAGAAAGCGACAGAAGCTTCGACTttagtttctctttctcctcggaTAAGGCTGATTTTTCCTCGTCCCATGCTTTCCTTTCCACGTCCCTCAATGATACAGCTTCGTCCAATTTCTTCTTCACTGTAACGTTTGAATACAATGTAAGAACATAATGTAAGAAACAAAGGCTGATCAGGTCACTCACTGTTCTGTAGGTCTGCATTTTTATCATCTCCTTTCAGAGATAGCTGcggttttttcttttctttttcatggGATAGTTCTTTCGTCATAGATTCGAGCTTCTCTTTCAGTAATTCGTGTTCCTTTAGAAGTTCATCGTACTTGCCATGATCCTTGAATTTCAGTTCCTGAATCTCTACATCTTTGCCCTcggaaatatttgtaaaaatagtcATCATGTCTcctaaaatataaacgatatttttctcaGGACTTATCTCCATGCATAAAGCATCTATGAAGTAGGAAATTAGCatgttctttaaattaataataaaagaattaaacatTCACATGGGCACGCAAATATCTATAAAACGGGcccattaaaaaattgaaagaaacaaGTTTCGAAACGATTTAGGTACTCGTTGTTAGCCAATGGCGAACCTATTTCTTTCTCCATTTCATCCACCACTTTCTTCAATTGTACTTTGGTTGTGAAATCGGTTGTCTTTCTTTGCGGCCGATTTTGGAAATCGTTTTTAATCTTCTGCAAAGTCTCGTCGACCTTTTTCACCTGGAATTCGTTCACGATTAACGTTGGCAATTTCTGTTTACGATACGATCACCGTTTAGAAGCCGTTCTACCTGTTCATACTTCGTCTCTAGTGTCGTTTTTTCGGTCTCCAACTCCTCGACCTTACGCTCCACTTTCCTCAGCTTGAATGATaaaattcgacaatttttattcgactgttCCAAACTTTTTCGCAGACGGACGTACTCGTCCGCTTGCTCATCCCTtaagaatacaaaatattcgtGTATTATGCGTTTCATTTATGTCGTCGTAACAGTGCGGCGTTACGGAACCGGATAGACATAAAGCGGCCAAACCAAGTTTCGGTTGTTTACGCGGACTCGGATTTTTATTGCCTTATTTACGGAACCGAAATTTATTTGGAGATTCACTTCCttcattaaacattttattacactttTGAAAATGTGTAACGAAGTTAAAACCTGACTCATTGTATCGTACAAAATGTAAGTTCAGTATAAGAGTAGTCCGcagaaagatataaatatagaaaaataaaatgtaggCCTAAAGTGTGCAAAAGATCTCTACAATGTTGATAATATTATCAGACTATTGCAGAACTATCGGAGATTCGTTTCGCATGATAGAATTCTTGAAGATCTTGTTTGAGAGGGAGTTATCCAGTTCCGTGGGGGCAAAGCGTGATCAAAGAGACGCGACAGACATATAATTACCTCTTTGTTAATTTCTCACGTACACAATCAATTAAATGGAAGCCGAAACGCTCGGAACGGTGCTCCGTTCGTGACGGAAACACGTTGGAAGCGCGCGAACAAGTTCAGAAACATCGAAAGGGTTCGACGACAGTATAACGTTCCACATActgctctctatctctctctctctctttatttgaTCATATCGAAAGTAACGCTATCTTGTCGCGTCGGTCTTGCTCGAATCGAGACTCCGTTGTTCTATTCACGGTTTCTCTCGTTTTTGGAAGattcttccattttcttcgattGCGACcgcgaaaaattcgattcggaCGAACGGAAAAATTAGCTCGGTTCTGTTTAGAGTCGGGAAATTCGTTATCCCCGGGGCCACGATACCACCGGCATTCGATCCAGTTTCGACGAAATTGCAGTGACCATAGTTGGTGTTGGAACCGTCTCCTGTCCAAATTCGTCGTCCTGCAACAATTCAGATGGCTCATATTGCTAAAAGTATCTTTGCACTCGGTTTTCTTTGGTTTCTGTTCGCACTCGTTCCCgtctgaaattattatcgagGAATTTCGGTTTTTTTtatccttctttctctctttctctctccctctttgtCTCTGTCCGTGCCTTTTTTTGCTTTTCGTTCTCGGTTTATGCCCCGATTACGGAAACTGCAGTAAGTGGAAATCCACTGTTTTCGAGCCCCTTCAAATTGTTCGTGTGCGTTTGTTCCTGTGCCAGGTACAATGCTAATCAGCCAAACACGTTAATGTTATTCGTT is a window encoding:
- the LOC144473808 gene encoding uncharacterized protein LOC144473808 isoform X1; the encoded protein is MHHMYSSKKGDPLCPLGFHPQVRWPTRCKRCFRDYKEHGGKRDSLRDITSSTPSLSYEQSSGRSAENGKRVWSSATNLAKDDFKNSTETSAAAAGWTSLMDLSAIDKEEERKEARRPSKLQIKEVIDNSNESTSENDVEFIIQVKKSRMPKNSVQNDDYKMDESELGRLKFQVSELQARCEKAEKEKSEILMRRLSTMETISSKSSPNEVQKLQKKNEALMQEKTSLMTKIRELEKEANTKAFRGERDREKDELRSKLKSAENLCESLMDENEDMKKEIRQLEEEIYELQDTFRDEQADEYVRLRKSLEQSNKNCRILSFKLRKVERKVEELETEKTTLETKYEQVKKVDETLQKIKNDFQNRPQRKTTDFTTKVQLKKVVDEMEKEIGDMMTIFTNISEGKDVEIQELKFKDHGKYDELLKEHELLKEKLESMTKELSHEKEKKKPQLSLKGDDKNADLQNMKKKLDEAVSLRDVERKAWDEEKSALSEEKEKLKSKLLSLSAEKLKVYNEVVQLKKDLEAAKSSEKDGVKLEKSITELKKELTQERDRCKKLQDDLSAYTERESKMTQSISSVEQTKTKLDTEVKRLKKELETAKSSNATKINVLTAEISQLKKERENVQREFDQEKKSKESEVSELKKKISSLEKTGMNTKKMNEMRQTYNEKILMSYITDLENELKKGQQEYNNLSEKHNALVNFKKQSEEDNEALNKKLREQNIELSGIRKELETLRQSIKLKESEWKSEKVNFEKRLKESELPNKALITDLNNDISNLKKENNTLVTRLEDIRKANDDLSDKLKDYEAVSKIHQAITPDTVALESEIRKLKIALENMEKAKKADLAQCKMRYEHRITAINDEIHTIQNQLSRYKRERDTYKHMLEGAQKTIADLKSTRSRHSNVSSGKSDEEEEISGTNKLILERQINSLEDELSEARLETSRLKAELVSEKSASHVKVSELQSRINELEEERVLTSGRTKIPGLKVRMELAWQKEREEHQRLLQETATLARDLRQTLFEIERERSKERLENKRRQDQLKKVYDEEKEESRKKLLELQCDLLELRDAHAKLRTSNEKMRREKERHEKEREELRDAIMKKSRQEQTELRNINVLLQQVNDLTKLFPELNGIAENGTSSTYTPTPPRRLKGPKSRESSPLLDSKSDLRGSNSQLGERTDKLEYTIKKLMDVARELKDSKKIADETNVMRMKKLGKRSTSVESDPGKGMTTNRSKPRLQRKSLSLEQTARNEESQRIWGTDSNLSSMQSLESSDIDGGTMSLQRDSSVDSRLSTGSTKSEMLERDKKHSKGLMKKLTSKLTKSASVDDPNVSIDLQTSGSETSINEKTEKKNLKKKLTDMFKRGSRSSSVEKKLNSTNHSRPPSRNSMTSSK